The following coding sequences are from one Capsicum annuum cultivar UCD-10X-F1 chromosome 3, UCD10Xv1.1, whole genome shotgun sequence window:
- the LOC107853936 gene encoding uncharacterized membrane protein At1g16860 — translation MGSRFPSHQLSSGLYVSGRPEQPKEKTPTMSSAAMPYTGGDIKKSGELGKMFVTPMDGSRSRKSGPINNAPLRTGSFSSVTSHSGQLNSVNHMTTSGGPGYVSTKKTNSGPLNKHGEPMKKSSGPQAGGGTVSSRQNSGPIAPILPTTGLITSGPLNSAGAPRKVSGRLDSTGSIKLQNYSVVNNQAVTRLNKCEEYSFRKSFPKTILWSIILLFLMGFIAGGFILGAVHNPILLVVVVVLFAIVSVVFTWNTYYGRKAIAGFISLYPDAELRTAKNGQFVKVSGVVTCGNVPLESSFQKVSRCVYTVASLYEYRGWYSKTANPDHRRFTWGLRALERHVSDFYISDFQSGLRALVKTGYGARVTPYVEESIVVDIDQSNRDMSPEFVRWLAERNLSSDDRIMRLKEGYIKEGSTVSVMGVVQRNDNVLMIVPPEEPFSTGCQWTKCILPASLEGIILRCEDSSKIDVIPV, via the exons ATGGGTTCTCGATTCCCATCTCATCAATTGAGCAGTGGCCTTTATGTATCTGGCCGGCCTGAGCAGCCAAAAGAAAAGACCCCGACTATGAGCTCAGCTGCCATGCCTTATACTGGAGGGGATATTAAAAAGTCTGGAGAACTTGGAAAAATGTTTGTTACTCCAATGGATGGCTCGAGGTCACGGAAATCTGGACCTATCAACAATGCCCCGTTGAGAACAGGATCCTTTAGTAGCGTTACTTCTCATTCAGGTCAACTTAATTCAGTCAATCATATGACGACTTCTGGTGGTCCTGGATATGTTTCTACGAAGAAGACCAACTCTGGGCCTTTAAATAAACATGGGGAGCCTATGAAGAAGTCCTCTGGTCCTCAAGCTGGAGGAGGTACTGTTTCGTCCCGCCAAAATTCTGGCCCTATCGCACCTATTCTCCCTACCACAGGCCTTATTACATCTGGCCCTCTAAATTCCGCTGGAGCTCCTCGAAAAGTTTCTGGTCGCTTGGATTCAACAGGGTCAATCAAGCTGCAGAATTATTCTGTAGTTAATAACCAAGCTGTTACTCGCCTTAACAAATGTGAAGAATACTCCTTCCGCAAGAGCTTCCCAAAGACAATACTTTGGTCCATCATTCTTTTATTTCTGATGGGATTTATTGCTGGTGGTTTTATCCTCGGTGCTGTTCACAATCCCATTCTTCTGGTAGTTGTTGTTGTCCTATTTGCAATAGTCAGTGTGGTTTTCACATGGAATACTTATTATGGAAGAAAAGCTATTGCTGGTTTCATTTCTCTGTACCCAGATGCTGAGCTTAGAACTGCAAAAAATGGCCAATTTGTTAAAGTTTCTGGG GTAGTTACCTGTGGAAATGTCCCTCTTGAATCCTCGTTTCAGAAGGTTTCTAGATGCGTATATACAGTCGCAAGCTTATACGAGTACCGAGGGTGGTATTCAAAAACTGCCAATCCAGATCACCGTCGGTTTACTTGGGGTCTTCGTGCACTGGAG CGACATGTCTCTGATTTTTATATCTCTGATTTCCAGTCTGGATTAAGGGCTTTGGTCAAAACTGGCTATGGTGCAAGAGTAACCCCTTATGTCGAAGAGTCTATTGTTGTGGATATTGATCAATCAAATAGGGACATGTCACCTGAATTTGTCAGATGGCTGGCAGAGAGAAATCTATCCAGTGATGACCGTATAATGCGATTGAAAGAAGG GTATATAAAAGAAGGTAGCACTGTCAGTGTAATGGGAGTTGTCCAACGGAACGATAATGTTCTGATGATTGTTCCTCCTGAAGAACCATTTTCAACAGGATGTCAGTGGACTAAATGCATTCTTCCAGCCAGTCTGGAGGGCATCATTTTGAGGTGTGAGGACAGTTCAAAGATTGATGTCATTCCAGTGTAG